The Aythya fuligula isolate bAytFul2 chromosome 1, bAytFul2.pri, whole genome shotgun sequence nucleotide sequence TGAGGCTTCAGACTTACACCTTGAGCAGTTCCTCAAGGCAAAGAAGCACAGGATGATGGCAATTCGGTGGAATGAGACCTTGATTCTTGCAATGTGAGGGGACAGTGACCTTGAACTGTTCAGATCCAGGTCTCCAAAGAGCACCCATAATGTTTACCTGAATAGGGATGTGCTCTAGCCTCAGTGATGTGCATCTGAATCTTCCTGGCACACTAGCTGAGATTTTGGTTGTTTCTCTTCACAAGCAGCAAAGGAAATTACTGCATCCTTGTGCCTAGGAGCTCAAACACACTCCTGAGCACCAATGTTACCCACTTTCCATGCAGACCTGCTACCTCACAGTAACATTTCTGTTCCCTCCAAGCTCACCAGGGGGATTTATGCAGATGTAGGAACTCCCTTGTCAGGACTGGCATAGAGGTGGGCTCAGGGCATACATGCTTCAGACCCTCCCAGCCAGAGGCTGCACTGTATTTCTACACTCTGACTTCTGCAGTGAGCCTTTGATGGGTCCCATGGCAGCCAAGCTGCTGTAGGGCCATGAACCATGCTGGATACCCATGGATCCAGTGGCAGTAGATGGATTCAGAACACCTGAAGAAGTGACTGTGTCCTGCTGCCTTGTAAACCTATTACGGACAGGTGAACAAAGAGAAATTCTCaagtttctgtagaaaaaatGTTGATTAGCATTTTCTTGCAGATGTTACTTCTGCTATTCAAATGGCCCTGGTCTAGGTGACATGCAGAGAGGTTGTATTCTTTGCATGAATATCtattactttaaagaaaaaatgaaaatcaacaaAACCCCAAATTACTCAGGAATtctacttattttctttgaggTCCTGTGAACTGCAACAAGAGCAGAACCTCTCCCCTTTCAgagatctctcagccttttgcaTGTATTACTGGACAAGCCACAGGGACCCCTGCAATTGTTCTCCTACCAcctctccccccacacacacacacatcctaCTGTTGGGACCCAGGGAGAGGAGCAACTCTGGGGAGTCCAAGCTCCCAACAAGCTGCCAGAGACCATCACCATGCCCACCCTTCCCACTGCCTCTTTGTGAGGGATCACATCAGCACAGGCTCCAGGAAATTCCCCAGGGAGGAAGGTGTACCAGCCCccatttaatggaaaaaaacgGGGAAAAGgggtgcagagcagagaaggtGGTGTCAAGAAGTCACCTTGGTCACAGGCAACTCCTGGCGCCAGCAGGAAGATACCGAGCTCCATCCACCCTCCTGTGAGCAGGAAAGCCACAGACCCATGGCTGGCTCCCTCGCCTCATTGTCTGTGTGCTGGAAAGGAGGGgggagacagacagacagactgtCTGTCTGTGCTTGCCATGCACCATGGttagggaggggaaggggagcatGGACTGGACGTAGggacagcaaaaataaattcagtagaAAATCAGCCCGGCAATTCTCCACAGGCTCGGTGTCCGTGATGCAAATTGATGCTTAAAGCTTATTTATTAGCTTGCATGAGAAATGCCAGCGGTGTTTTTCTAGATCAGTGGGTATCCGATATTctgggggggggacggggaaggTGGGAGCGAGCGTGGCTAGAGACCGTATATCCAGAGGCTAGGGTTTATATCATGGGCTGCTCTCGACTGTTATAATTTGTGGCACAGATTCAGCGAGAATCTGATCTGCTGAAAATATTTGGGCTGTGAAAACTCCCACACTGTGACAGATGTCAAGTCCAATTAAGCGACTCGTGTCCAGGTTTCTGTCCAATAGGATTTCCCATTAAATATCAatttaagagggaaaaaatgccGTCCCCTTTTCTCTCAGCCTTTATCTCTCCCAACCATCTCTAGGCTAAACCCTTCGGTACCAGGAGCGGATCCGCACGCATCTCCCGCTCTGTCTGGCTGCCCGTCTCGCCCCTGCCACCCTCCGCACCCCTCCTCGGCTCCTTTGCCACTCCgggaggggtgggaggaggaacTGCACTTTCTTTTTGTGCGTGTGAGCGCACCTTTTTCCTCACCGACGTCCTCTCTCGCAGCTTTTTCCAACCCCGCGTCgagatttttgtttatttgttttcttttccacgCTCgcagttctttctttcttctcaccCGAGCGATGCAGGAGGACTTGGGAAGCTCAGGGACGGATGGGGGGTTCGCTTATCCATTTTTCCCCCGCCGCCAGCTCTTGAAGGACCAGCAGAAAAACTAAgccaaacatttattttccgACCGGctctcccccccctctcccGCCGCTCTCCGCCGGACCAGCGAATTAACAAAACCCCACgttacaccaaaaaaaaacaaaaaaaaaaaaaaaaaaaaaaagggaaaaaaaaaacctaaaacCCTAAAaccatcaaaacaaaaagcaggggggagaagaaggagggtGTGAAGCATTGTCACCCCGACCCGCCGCGGGCACCGGGCCGGGCACCGGCGGAACAAAGCCGGCACCGGGCTCCGGGAGGAGAGGCCGGGGGGCGGGGGAGAGGGAGCAGCCCCGGCTGGTGCTATCTCCGCATCCCTTTTGTTATTGATCGCCAGGACGAAGAGCCGGGGAGACGGCACTTTCCAGCGcaatttaatttgtaatttttatttttttttcccccaaaacgcGACTCGCAGCTTTTGCCGGCGTATCGTAGCCCGCTGCCCCGAATTAACGGGCGGAGGCGGACTTGGATGGGGAAACGCTTTTTCCTCCCCGATGCATCGTAAGTAACTTAAGTTGTTATTTATACTCCGCAAAACAAGCACGGCGATAACATCTCCCATCTCTGGAGCGCTGGAGGCCGCGGCGAGGGATGAGAGCTGCCCTTCCCCATCCGAGCAGGACACTTTTCCGCTCGTAAttcatttgatttgattttgattttttaatttttccatgctCCGCTCCCGGAGGGTCATTTGAACTGTAAAGGAATCGCCGAGGGGGCGAGGGGACCCGGAGACAGCGGCTGTGCAAACGACTCCACCGAGGTAAGCAGCCCTAACAATATATCCCTTTTCCAGGTAGCACGGGCATGGCTTTAGTAGGGGAGatgaggaggggagaggaaataaaaataaagtctctTTCTGGTTCGGATCGCCAAAACGGAACGTCTGGATAAAACCAAGCAGGAAAATTCAACACACACCGTGGAGAAACCTTTAAGCAACTTTCTCCACGAACCACCTCTGTAATTGCCCGTTTTCCTACAACCGCCCTACAAATCCTCCTTCTGGTAGCGTGCTTTCTCCTCTACCCGCTCACTTGGATCTCAATTGAGAGGtgatcttattttttattttattttattctcccTCGCTGATACCGCTGATAGCTGACCTGCGCGCTGGCCGCTTTTATTTCCTACCCGTGCCTCGTGGGCCTGCTTAGTGCAAGGCTCCTTACCAAAACAGAGGGGAGGAAGCCCTTCCGACGGCCCTGACCAGCGGCGGCTCCTTTTGGGGCAGCTCCTCTGCCCCTCCGCCGCCCCGGGGCTTTCCCCGGGGAGCGCTCTCCCTCGCCCGATCGGTGCCCCTCCATTATGCTCcttattatttctgcttctaaCGTCTTcgattttttttaatacatatatatatatatatatttatattttttttcccctgtggccCGAGGGGGGGGACTTTGCCTGGAAACTTTACGTGGCAACACTCGGCGGTCTGAATTCTTGGGGAGGTGGTgtgccctcctccccacctcgCCCGACACCCCAGCCCCgtgcacacacgcacacgcacacacacatttgTGTCCAAGGTTATTCACGAGGTGCCTGATGTATTGTTTTATTACATGCCGGCATGTCCACGTACGCGCTCGGATTTGTATTGCTGTCTACATGACAGATGGTGCTCTGTGAGGCCGCAAGAAGATACgattcaattttcttttgaaaggcaCGTccgcatttatttatttatttcccctttctttccccccacccttttcgcgcagggaggggagaggagggaaaattTAAAGGAATGGAAAAGTTCGGCCGCTGCTTTGGGtttttggttctttttattattatttcatttctattttgaaTCCCACCCCTAAAAAACAAATCCCGAGAGCCTCCAGACGTCCCCGTTTGGTCGCTGGCAAACCGCTATCTGAGCACAAttagcagcaggaaaaataataataatagtgataGTAATAAAAAGAGGAGCTCACAGAAAAGAGCAGGAGGGGAGCCCAGCAGATCCATCAGATCCCGCAGGTCTGACCAGGGAAATAAATTTCCCCACTGGCCTTTCTGTGCTCGGGGAGCCTTGAGTCTGTCTCCCCTTTTAAAAGCATCGTGCCAGCGGCCCGGAGCCCGAAAGAGAAACGGTGGAGCAGAGCTTGGCAGGGGAGGACGTGcgatggaggaaaacaaaccagcCCGATGCTAAGCCTCTGGACGCTAGTTTGTTAGAAATAAATCCGCATCCTCTTTTATCGCTTCCCGGGCCTGTTTCTACACAGGGGGGAGTAGCGGGAGCACACGCGGGACACGGGGCGGTGCTGCGGGTCGGGGGCGCTGACccccttctctctgcttctctgtcCCGGGAAGGCTCCTCCGCCCCCTCCACGATGATGCTCAGCCCGGACCAAGCGGCCGACTCCGACCACCCCTCCTCGGCGCCCTCCGACCCCGAGTCCCTGGGGGGCGCGGACCCCCGGGCGCTGGGCTGCTGCGCCTCCGACCCGGAGCCGGCcgagggcggcgggggcggcggcggcgggggcggcggggagggtCGTGCCGGGGGCCGGCCGGGGCTGCACCCCCCGCCGCTCAGCCGGGAGGAGAAACGCCGCCGCCGTCGAGCCACGGCCAAGTACCGCTCGGCCCACGCCACGCGGGAGCGGATCCGCGTGGAGGCCTTCAACCTGGCCTTCGCCGAGCTGCGCAAGCTGCTGCCCACGCTGCCGCCCGACAAGAAGCTCTCCAAGATCGAGATCCTGCGCCTGGCCATCTGCTACATCTCCTATCTCAACCACGTCCTGGACGTGTAGCCCCCGCACGCCCGCCCCGACGGCCCCGCGGAGGCCGCATCGGGACGCGCCGCGCACCGGGAGCCCGGCCCCGAGCGGACCCGgccggctgcggggccgggcgctgccggTGCCGGGCTCGGGGAGCTTTCCCCGCACCTCTGCTCCAGAGGCTGAGCCCCGGCGGCGCGGAACGCCCGCGTTTTTCGGCAGAGAGGTGTGAAACCAGATTGTCTCTTCAGGCTGTCAAGTGCCCCTTTATATATATCCAAAAACATCTACTTGTGACCTTAAACGTGTGACCCATGGGtgcagttaaaaataactatttt carries:
- the NHLH2 gene encoding helix-loop-helix protein 2, with amino-acid sequence MMLSPDQAADSDHPSSAPSDPESLGGADPRALGCCASDPEPAEGGGGGGGGGGGEGRAGGRPGLHPPPLSREEKRRRRRATAKYRSAHATRERIRVEAFNLAFAELRKLLPTLPPDKKLSKIEILRLAICYISYLNHVLDV